ACGTGTAAGGGACACGTAAGGTGTGCTACGGATCAGTCGTGAATAGTAGTTGCTCCGTAACAcagctcgtttggatagtgagataagatgaaatagtttttaatttttaagatttgaaaaatgtgtgggTCCCACTATTGATTAGAGAGTCAAAAAGTATACTGTTCAATGTCAGTTTTTCACTATTCATTTAGTTTTGCAATGTTCACTATCagtattcattatttattactgtttattgaaattgatgtttttaaaatttagaaatgaaatataatgtGTTTGGATAGGAAAAATTAATGTATGatatagatgaaatgaaaacatCTTATCTATATCGTGTAACTAAATTGGGTATAAGTTAGTTtagtttgaataatgagttaagatgaaatgaattaaaattaaaaaaaattattattatttttttaatatttaaaaaataaattatttattatattatgtaaaaaaattataataataaaatgatatgaaaaagtGTCTTGCTAACCAAACCAAACTGCAATAGCGTGGCACCCAAGTTTTCTTAACCGCCCTCTCATGCCACTCAAAAACCCCTAATTTCCATTCCCTGGAAAAGATTTCATGTAAAGTCGAAGAAGACCGATGGCGGATTCGCAGTCGGAACCGAACGTCTTCAGCGTAAGGATCGTCTCCATCGACTACTACATGGCCCCGCCAATCCCAGGCCTCGATATATGTTACAGTAGCTTCCAAGGTACTAACTGAACCCAAAAAGAAGCTGTcttgatcatttttttcttattgtcaGTTTGGTTTCCGAGAATGTGGAGGAAAATAAAGGATTTTTGGAATCGAATTCTCAATTTTTGATCATCTGGGACTAGACGGGCGAAAATTGAGgcttatatgaaaatttaactACGTAGAAGATGGTATTGAAATCCGTTTGGTTTCCGTTAAGcgaaagaggaaaaataaaggaTTTTTGGAATAGAATTCTCACTTATATGATCATCTGGGACCAGACGGGGGAAAATTTTGACTTACATGACAATTTGGCTGCGTAGAAGATGATATTGAAATCAGTATTGTTTTGTTCGCTTCACTTCATGGCAACCAAACGGTGGTTGAGGGTTTGTTTATGTACTGTGGACGTCGTGGTAGCTGAGTTTGATGAGTTTCAAGATTGATTCAACTTAGCGAAATGCTTGCATTGTGTAGAGCTTGTGGTTTTCTTGGGTGAAAACGAAGCAATTATTTagttaatttgtaagttttcatTTGCCGGAAATCAAATATTGGATTTGTGATCCTGTAAGGGAAAAATGCTATTCGtagaaaatgaatattaaagAATCTATATAAGTGACGTGGAATGCAGAATGTGAAGATATGTGATTTTGTatgatttttaacttttttgtaaGACTTGTTTGTTTCTTTCTGTCTACATTATAAATTATTCCCTTTTCTAATTGGATTCTTGAGTTGTTGAAGGTGGGAAAGTGAATGAGGTTCCTATTATAAGAATATATGGATCTACACCTGCTGGTCAGAAGACATGTTTGCATGTTCATCGAGTAAGATTGTtgctatattttatttgtatggtGAATTTTCCAGTTTCATGGTCATTGTACTAAAAAACATGGATTGGTTGTCTGATCAGCTCCTATGTAATACTTAAATTTGGCATATCAAAGGTTATGTGTAGTTATGAAGAGATTCCTGGAATATCATGCACTAGTAACTTCGTTATGTGGAGAAAAGCAGACAAATTAGAAggatttttttgctctttttggTTCTGTGGAGAAAGTGGAGAGAAAATGAGGATAtagattttcttctttaaacTCAACTTGCTGTTCCAGTCCCACTTGATTTGAAGAGAAAAGTTTGGTGGGTCTGAATGTAAAGCCCAACTATGTACCTCTTTCATTTTGTTATCTTCCCAATTACACATTGGAAAAAACCAATAGATATATGAAATCCTCTTCCTTTGTGTTCTTTAGCATGATTAAAAGATAgtgttaagaattttttatacttgcattaagaaatttttatatttgcacatatttctaatttatgtgtaaaaagatatttatgaaagaacaGATGATGCATTATTTGTAAAGCAAATTTAGCAAAAGTTACTATCTTTTCATATGAAAAAGGTGTTGCAAGTTTTCTTTCTATAAAAGTATATTAGTTTACTCTGCTAAACTATTCGTATTTTTATGTAGGCCTTACCCTATTTATATGTGCCATGTGAAGATATGTCACTTCAACCAGACAAAGAAGGTACACTGGAATTAAGCCAATAGcaaaagtaaagatttattttattttttgattggcaTCGGGTGTCTgagaacagcgtcccgactaatcccgggggtacACAGACCCTCGGCAAGGAGTAAAGATTTATTTAGCTGAACCTTTACTTTTTCAGTTGATATTGTGGATTTGCATTAGTTTTTAACTTGAGGTAGTGGGTGTAAGCTGAAACATGTATTTTAGAtgtaacagttttttttttcagatgtGGAATTTGGTCTACCTATTTActaaattaaacttttttttaactagttttgttttttttttaaatatgttagtTAAGGTGTGGTTTGGTTGTTTTGTTTTCCACTATTTACATGCACTAGATTATGCATCTTATTCTAAATTGCGGAGTTAATCCTTTTCCTTGTTCTATTGCATAGATGATTCATACACAAATGCTGTTTCTTTTGCTCTTGAGAAATCTTTGAAGGTATGCTTGGTTGAAGCGGGTTATGTTCGTACCTTGCTTGCCAGATGGTATTTCTGGCAtttgtgctttgtttgattGATCCTGCAAATCGCATGTCAATTTACTTTGGTTTGAGTTCTTGCAGCTTAAGGGTAATGCTGGTTCAAAACGGCAACACGTACATGGTTGCAGCCTTGTGCGAGCAAGGAAATTTTATGGTTACCATTCATCTGAAGAGCTTTTTATGAAGATATATCTGTATCCAAATGTTATGCATCCCTTATGTAtcttttatatacatataatattctAGGAGTACGCTTATTGAACACCTTTACAATGATCTAGCTATTATCCTCATGATGTCTCCCGTGCTGCCAAGCTTCTTTTGGTACACTCCTTGAACACTTCACTGATGCTCAGTTGTCGTTTGGAATCATTATGTTGGTCTTGTTTTTACATGTCTGCTCACATGTGGGTCTTTTTTGCTTTGAAGTTGGTAGGCTTATATCTTTTGACTAATCTATGATGGCATTAACctcttctgattttttttttaattattttgtttaaaaaggaCTGATGTACACTTTTGATCTGTATTATAGATGATTTTTGTCAATAAATATATAGGGTGTGCTCCTTTACAATCACTATGCAAGATTTGGAGCACTACAGAAAGAATTGATTCCTTGTAAtccctttcatttttcattttgagaGCAACACATCAATCATCACTCTACTTTCAGTGTCAACAAATTAGTTTGCATCTGCTACGGCTCTTGCAAGGTAGTGATGGAAGACCATGACAGCAGCCATTCAAGACCTTTCGAAGGCACCCCCAAAGCTATTCTAATATCCAGGCATTAATATGGCACGTACTGGGTGGTGACAAGGCTACTTGGATCCTTGAATAGGCTTGCTAGCTGTTCATGACTCTTTTATATTATGTTACTTGGCATTGATTAGATGCTGGCcagatttctttttgttttatatattcttGAGCGTAAGGGGCATTTCTGTAGTTTCAAGATTTATGGGTATGCGTTAAAGTTTTGGCCCGTTGAGTCTTgcctttgatttattatgttatgaaatttttatgtggTTTACTAGTTATTTAGTTTAAGCTCAGTGGTAAAAAATCTAAGGAATTCAAATCTTATTAGGTTGAAGCATTAGACACGTACATAGTTAGATGTAATTGCTTCTCTTCCATATAATGCCTTTATAAAAACTCCAGCAAagactattcataaaaaataagaagctAAAAGTTCCAGCATAGATTGCTGTTTTGAGATGCAACCTTACCTATCCTTCCCTCACACCATTATTAACCCCATATTCCCCATGTTTTTCATGTCTTTCCCACCAAATTTGTAACATTAACTTAATCAAAACCCTACAAGTAGAGGCTgccaaataaattttattcagcCTAAAGTTTCTGTCCTATGTTAGTTAGACCAAGTGGTGTTTATAGAAATTCACCCGAGCATCTAGGTTTCTTAGATAGGTGCCAACCAAGATGTCTAGATGATATCTCTGTTCGTTATTTTGCCCACAAATGCCtaactaattttaatgtttttgccagtttgaaaatttggcaatcaatttttggttgaaattttTTTGCCTCAACAATCTGATTACATAGTAGGTCATTCTTTCATAGATGTGTCTGATTACGTAGTAGGTGAAAATGTGtctattaattttcattttacagATCAATTACAGTGCTTTGTATTGATGCTTGTTTTTCAGAACAGTGCAGTTCTTGATAGAAGTTTACAGCCCTATGAATCGCATATTCCCTTCATTCTCCAGTTTCTGGTAAATACTTTTTGACAATTGAGCCATTGAGTTGGagtttttgttgtttcttttgcaGTTATAAGAATTAAACATGCTAAATGTGGTTGCCAAATGAATTACTGATTGTTAAAACAGTTGCAATATTgttatttgattgattttgcTGGTTGTTTGGCAACGTGCACACTTGAGTCCCACCAATTGTGCGCCCCACATCACACATGTATGAGGTGGTTCCCATTGTGATGCATATGGCTGACTAGCAGAATTCAGTTATGCATTGCTTCTGAATAGTTGAAACACTTAATTCTTTTagctttttttcccctttgatTATGTTCTATTGATCTTTAGATCTAAGGTTTTCTGTTTGTTAGGTCGACTATAACTTGTATGGGATGGGCCTAATACATTTATCGAAGATGAAATTCCGTCATCCAGTACCAGATGCTTTCTCAGCAAGAAAATCTGATTCCCAGGTTATCTGTCAACTTCTCTAAGCCAGATGCTTTTGAGATAGGTGAAAATGTGGCTCTGATGCTCATATTTATGTGATAAGTTAAATATATGTGAATTTTACCATTAGGCATACACGAGTTCTGATGCATCTTTAAGTTCACCAATTTGGATATCGTCGTCAATTCCAGCTGATTGGATGTGGCAAGCTCCTTGTGAATATGAGGCGTCATCAGATCAGGACATTTGCATTAAACGTCAAAGTATTTGTGAACTTGAGGGGGATGCTTGTCTAGATGGTTTGTTTGACTTCACGGttgtattacatattattttgaatattgtcTTCGTAGTTTGTGTTAGAATTGTTCTTCATTTGGGTCTCTGTCTTGCAGAGATTATTAACCGGCAGTTTAAACTTTATTCATCTCTCTCACAAACCTGTTCAGATGTGAAAATGGTTCAATCTCTTGTCCCTATTTGGGAGGTTTGTTATATTCACATCCTTTTAAGAAAAACTAAACTTTACCCCTCAAACTACCACTTGGAATATGACCACCAAACTACTGAAGTTCTCACTTCGTCCCCCAAACTACAACTCATTTTGTAATTTGCCCCCCTCTATGAGATAGAAGGTTAATATCATGCCAAATCACCTATTTTTCAGCTGTTGAAATGGTCAGATCTTTACGTGGGGATAAATTGCTACTTATGTTTCAATTGGGGGACTAAGTAAAAACTTTGGGTAGAGATATTGCAAAAGTGATGGCAATTTGGGGgtaaagaattatttttcttttcttcttctcttttatgTATTTGGTGGAATTATATATTGTTTGATTATTTGAACATATTCTTTGGTGTTTTAGGAGGAATATGAAAGGACTGGAATGCATGAGGTGGCAATGCCTCTTGATCCTACAAAACCACTTCCAGAAGATGTTCTGAAAACTCTATCACTGGGTCTTGATTTTGACAGCAGACTAATTGAACTGTGTGCTGATGCTACTGCATCATCTATTGTTGAGGGAAATTTGGTTGGACTTGTTCATATTAACCCTGCCAATGTAGATGGAGAAGCTTTGAAGTGTTCTAAAGAAACAGCAACGGTTGGCTATTTGTTACCGCACGAAAGAGAAGATGGTCCAACAGCTGCTGAAGAGAAGGATACAAGTCCTAATATATTGTCTACTGATGAAGTACAGTCATCAGGAATTATTGAAACATTAGATTCAAAGGTAATTCATCACACCTTCTTTGTCTAATAAGTCAGTAAAAGGTAATTCATCTTGACTTTGCATGTTTATCCTCCAAGGAGTCGGGATCCATTCACTCTTAAGCATAACTTCTCTTTTGGCCTTGCGACTTGATGGGTGGCCTTGGCCTTTTTATCGTACTGGAAATGGAAGCTGCAGTAGAGTGTTGAATGCCTTTTGGTTTCTTAAGTGTGTGTAATTTGGACAGCCAATTTTAAAATTCGTGAATGTTGAACAATAATGTTTATTTGGTTACTGTAGTGTTGCATATCAATAACTTGATTTCAATCACACATAAGGAACTTCTTATGATTTGCAGGCTACAGATAAGGAAGCCCTTGGTCTATTGAGGTGGCTAGCCACTTCCCAGGCTGTTGAAGATATAAACTCTGATGATGAACTTGTTCGTGAAACTATTTTGAGTCCTTTGTTGCCTGCAACTACCATTGATAAGGTGCTGGAGAAAGCTAATATTGATTATGAAAGTGAATCTCAAAAGGAGTGTCAAGACATTCTTGATTCCATTGATGATTTGATTGACTTTGAGGATCTGGGAGGAAGAGCTTCTCACTCTTCTGATCAGAATCATTCTTCTAGAAATTCATCAGAAGAAATTATTCCACAAGTGGATGGCTCTGGGGATGATATGTTCTCAACTCATTGTACCGGATCAACTGAAAATGCATCTGAAATGAAGACAAGTGAACTTGAACAGTCTTTGGAATGCCAGGAATTGCAAGATGTTGGCGGGAGATTCACCAGTAAGCACAAAAGAAAGCAACCTGTCTGGGGCCCTTTGCCATTTTCCACATCACAAAAGGTGAATAATGACTTGGAGGCTGTGGATTTCCATATAATTGATGCATGTGTAAGTGAAACTAAAGATCGTGTAGGTACAAGTTTCTTGGCTGTTAATGAGGCGGGAAATTGTGCAGATGGTTTCATGAAAAATGCACGTACAGATATTCATGTTTTAAAGGAATCAACTGCTTCGGTTGGATGCTCTATGCGAGACTTGATGAGGAAAAAGCGATCTTACCGTGGTGAACCACGTGATTGTGGGCCTGGTAGAGTTAAAAAGGTGCTTTGGGAAGGTGAGCAAAGGGAAGGCATCTTTCTCCTCCCTAGACGTTTAAGTGCTGAACTTGAAAAACACTCTATTGAGTCTCTCAATTTGAAGCAATCTTTTACAGGCCAACAAACAAATTTCCATGGGTCTTCTGAGGTTAAAGCAGCACATTCGGATGGTCCCATGTATGGTAAGCGTCCTCTTTTGTCCAGCAGTGAGAGTTCGTTGCATGCTAGTAAGTTGAAAGATGGTAATCTTGGTTCTCATGAAAGGATTGGTGATGAGGTTGGCAAAGGAGCTTGCACCAGACCTGTAGATTTTACAGGAACATGTGCTTCTCAAGTTCGCACAAGAGCAGGACTTTGTAATCCCAAGAATGTAGATTCTGCAGCTTCCACGAGTCATTATGAAATTTACAGCTGTAAAGAGTCTGATTTTGGTGCAGTTACCTTGAATAATGAGAGACTGCAGCAACTAGATGCTGCTTCTTCAAGCTGTTTGCTAAGTGATCTGGTTGGATGTGAAGTATCTGGTGCAGATTGTTACTTGTATGAAAGTGGCCATAAAGATAAACAGTCTCTGGGATGGGTAGATAACATGTCTGATGATAATCCTGTGGGCGCTGCAACTGATTCAGTGGGTCTATTAAATGAGAATTGTGGTGGTGCCAAACCAGGAGGGCATTGTGTGTTATCTGGGCTCAGCAgctcaaaaacaaaatgtacGGATCTAATCGGCATGACCTTCTCCAGTAAACCCCCTATTGCAGGCTGGACAGATGGAGCATTTGAAAATCTTTCATTTCTGCCTACTTCCTCTAATCTGGCGCAGGAAAATTATGACAGAAAAGCAGGTTGCATCTTCAGATTTCTCCATGGCATgcaataattcttttttctcctctatCTGTCTTTTGGCTTAGAGTGAGCAGCATTTGTTCTTCATGCATGTTTATTATTCAGATAATAACCCATTTTGTTGTAAAAGGCATGgcttcttattttcttcttttcaattttttccttctttggcTTTTGGTTAGGTGGTGCCTGGGTTAGGGAGGAATATGGAGACTAGGATGTTAGCAGATTGAGTTACTatggtttcatttattttacCAGCATGCCTATAGGCCTTTCTTTGTCTATTCCATTTTGTATTTCATGTGTAAGCAATAGCTAGCGTAGACATAGTTAATGCTGTCTTAGTCAAGTAAGAGTCGGTAAAGATCTATTGCATAGAAATAAGATCTCTATGATGATGGCTCCAAACGGTATCCAAAGCCATCgtgaataaaaataagatcTTCCACTCTGGTGAttgttttttctaattaataaatatttactcCAAATGGGGAAATTGCAAGTCTTTTGTCTTTTCCTGTGGGTGTTATGTTCAACTTTTTGTCTCTCTAGAGGGATACCCAACCCCCTCATAAAAAAGACATTGTGATTCTTCCATGTTTAGTGCTAATCTCATCTCGCATATCCTGATGTATATTTTTGTTGACCAACTTGTATCTTTTTCTCATAAGGAGGAGATTTGGatgattttcttcctttttttgatGGGGACTGTCAAGAAGTGAAAGAAGACATGGACAAGCATGGTAGAAATAGCGACTCTAATTCTGATCAAGTTGTCATCGGGGTCCCTACTCACTATCAAAATGATGGCTCTTACTTGTATCTTTTAACATCTGTATTCTCACCTCCTTCTGCAGATAGTGTATATAGATGGCTATCATGTGAAGACAAAGGTTAGATGGAATTAGTTGATGTAttggtttttattattaatttgtaatttctgACGTGTTAACTCTTTGGTTTCGGATGTTCAGGTACTTCTGGAGGGAACAACATAGCATTGGTGGAGCCATCAgctttaaaaagtaaaattaattttgaattgttttgtgAGCAGAATAACATTTTGGAAATGAGAAACCTCTTTTGAATTCGAGAACTCTTGGCAGGTTCATCTAGCATTTTGATTGGTTCAAAAAGTTATTTGCCCAATGATTTTGACAAGGCTTTGCCAGAATGTTGCTCCAAATCTCATGTGAAGCCTATTCTTGATCCTTTGTGTTACGAAATCCCTGGAAGCCTTAATACAGAACGGGCTCCATGTGGCGATGAGATGACAACAATCATGCAGGGTGGGGAAGGTATTGCAAAAGAAAAGGTTTGCTCTGGTTTCTCGCAAGATATGTCTCAGATTTCAGGACCAGATGGGAAATCACGGCTTACTCCTCTTAGTCAAAGTGGATTTCGGGATCCTGCCAGTGTTGGTGGTGGGCAACAATTGACATTGTTGAGTATAGAGGTACTACTAATAGCTGctagtttctttctttctttttcggtTGTtatatctcttattttttaaacactGAATGtacatttataaatattattcagaAGATGTGTTATGCCATACTCAAATTCCCTAGATTGCTGTTCGTCATACATTCTGTGATTATTTGAAAAACTTCTATGTTGCtgtacttaaaaaaatgttcaCCATAGAATTGTGATAAATTGTTCACGTTCCTAAAGTTGTTTGGTGAGGGGATTTCACCTTATTTGCTTGTTACCTAATTTATCGTTTTCTCTGTATCTATGAGTTGTTCACTGGTATCAGTGAtatgtattaaaatataagaaattattcagtagttaagaaaataattttcaagatCTTGCTCTTAACTCAGGAAGCATATTGGATGGTGAAACCTGACTGGTATGTCTTGGTATATTGAGAGTTTTAACATATTTATTGGGTTGATCAACATTCATGCATATTATTAAGAATCGTTTCGTTTTCTACAACCATATGAACAGGATTTTTAGTATCTTTGCCACTGCTTACTTCCAATTTTAGGAGTCGTTCTATTATTTATTCTCTAGTTTAAATGTGGATTTGATGGGCAACAGGTTCAAGCAGAATCAAGAGGTGATCTCAGACCTGATCCTCGATTTGATGCTGTCAATGTTGTAGTTCTTGCCATCCAAAATGATACTGATTCCATCACTGAAGTTTATGTGCTTTTGCATGGTAAAACTGAAGCTTATAAGAGGTAGGGTCGATAATAATCCCATAAAGATGtcaagtaatttttcttttaactgCTTGTTCTCTCTGCTCTTGATGTGCATAATTTTCCTCTTGAGACTTTGTTACTTAATGCAATTCTTGATAGGCTTGCATGTGTAAAATCAACGCGCATTATTTTCTCTTGTCCATTTTGTAATGGAATTGTGATGTCAGAGAGTAAAAGGTATAGGCTCAAACACGTTTATGCCCATTGTTCACCAAGTTGCACCTAGACCCATTTAACTAAACTTTTATCGTACCTGCTATCTTTATAGAAAGTGCAAAGAGATTGTCAACATTGTATCCAAATTCTAGTGGGAAGTAAGCATGCGGTGTCCCATGGCACTGAAAAGTCACTTAAGGGCGTATGCAGGTAACACCCATGTCCACACCcttgagaaaagaagaaaaaattgatctccataaaattggtgaaaattaagtGAGTGGCGTCATGTATTTAGCCAAATGATTGTAATGTTGAAGAGATAATAAGATACCTCTAGCATCATGACCTGGgggttttgttttaagattggtgcttctcttcttattttttttttaaggctttGGGGCCTTTCAATTTGGTGTCATTTCTGCCTATTCCTTTTGATGAAGAACTTTGCCATATTGATCTGTTTATATCGAGATAGAGCATCCATAAAAGACAGTGGATCTGATACTTGGTTGCTAGTATGAAGATTGAGTGAAAACcataaatgttattttcttatcatcctTGATGAATGTTACTTATATAACGTGCCAAGGTGCCATCTGCTTGAATGCCAATTGTCTAATATGTCATACGCTTGTAATTTTCACTACTTGTTaacttttggttttttatttctttcaaccCATTGGTTCATCTGGAGATTACCATTTTAATCCAGATGGGCTCCATGTTATGTTGACTATAGATGAAATTGAATTCAGCTACTTCCATGTTATCATGCAGCCTCTTAGAATTTTACACTTTgtttggtctagtttgtgtcaCATGCCATGATCATCATCGGAGacctttattattttttcttttacgaaAATGAACTTTATATAATTGGTTTCCATGCTTATGTTCATCTATTTGCAGGAACTTAGATGGAATACCTGGCTGCAAGATGTTGGTTTTCTCTGAGGAGAAGTACTTATTCAGTCACTTTATGAAGTTTGTATGTTCATATGACCCAGATATAGTAATGGGTTGGGATATTCAAGGTGGTTCTCTAGGATTTTTGGCAGAAAGGGCTTCACATCTTGGTATAGTTTTACTTGGTAACATATCTCGGACACCATCTGAAACCAAGATAGCTGCTGGAGACTTACCTGAGattcttaataatatatttccTGAGTCAATTGCTGATCCTGTCACAATAGAAGATGCAATAATCGAGGATGAATGGGGTCGAACTCATGCCAGTGGTGTTCATGTAGGTGGTAGAATTGTCTTGAATGTGTGGCGTCTGATGCGCAGTGAAGTCAACCTTAGTATATACACGATTGAAGCAGTAGCTGATGCTGTGCTGAGGCGAAAAATTCCTGCATTTCATCACAAATTACTgacaaaatggttttcaagtgGTCCTGGACA
This genomic interval from Juglans microcarpa x Juglans regia isolate MS1-56 chromosome 4D, Jm3101_v1.0, whole genome shotgun sequence contains the following:
- the LOC121261670 gene encoding DNA polymerase zeta catalytic subunit isoform X4, which encodes MADSQSEPNVFSVRIVSIDYYMAPPIPGLDICYSSFQGGKVNEVPIIRIYGSTPAGQKTCLHVHRALPYLYVPCEDMSLQPDKEDDSYTNAVSFALEKSLKLKGNAGSKRQHVHGCSLVRARKFYGYHSSEELFMKIYLYYPHDVSRAAKLLLNSAVLDRSLQPYESHIPFILQFLVDYNLYGMGLIHLSKMKFRHPVPDAFSARKSDSQAYTSSDASLSSPIWISSSIPADWMWQAPCEYEASSDQDICIKRQSICELEGDACLDEIINRQFKLYSSLSQTCSDVKMVQSLVPIWEEEYERTGMHEVAMPLDPTKPLPEDVLKTLSLGLDFDSRLIELCADATASSIVEGNLVGLVHINPANVDGEALKCSKETATVGYLLPHEREDGPTAAEEKDTSPNILSTDEVQSSGIIETLDSKATDKEALGLLRWLATSQAVEDINSDDELVRETILSPLLPATTIDKVLEKANIDYESESQKECQDILDSIDDLIDFEDLGGRASHSSDQNHSSRNSSEEIIPQVDGSGDDMFSTHCTGSTENASEMKTSELEQSLECQELQDVGGRFTSKHKRKQPVWGPLPFSTSQKVNNDLEAVDFHIIDACVSETKDRVGTSFLAVNEAGNCADGFMKNARTDIHVLKESTASVGCSMRDLMRKKRSYRGEPRDCGPGRVKKVLWEGEQREGIFLLPRRLSAELEKHSIESLNLKQSFTGQQTNFHGSSEVKAAHSDGPMYGKRPLLSSSESSLHASKLKDGNLGSHERIGDEVGKGACTRPVDFTGTCASQVRTRAGLCNPKNVDSAASTSHYEIYSCKESDFGAVTLNNERLQQLDAASSSCLLSDLVGCEVSGADCYLYESGHKDKQSLGWVDNMSDDNPVGAATDSVGLLNENCGGAKPGGHCVLSGLSSSKTKCTDLIGMTFSSKPPIAGWTDGAFENLSFLPTSSNLAQENYDRKAGGDLDDFLPFFDGDCQEVKEDMDKHGRNSDSNSDQVVIGVPTHYQNDGSYLYLLTSVFSPPSADSVYRWLSCEDKGTSGGNNIALVEPSALKSSSSILIGSKSYLPNDFDKALPECCSKSHVKPILDPLCYEIPGSLNTERAPCGDEMTTIMQGGEGIAKEKVCSGFSQDMSQISGPDGKSRLTPLSQSGFRDPASVGGGQQLTLLSIEVQAESRGDLRPDPRFDAVNVVVLAIQNDTDSITEVYVLLHGKTEAYKRNLDGIPGCKMLVFSEEKYLFSHFMKFVCSYDPDIVMGWDIQGGSLGFLAERASHLGIVLLGNISRTPSETKIAAGDLPEILNNIFPESIADPVTIEDAIIEDEWGRTHASGVHVGGRIVLNVWRLMRSEVNLSIYTIEAVADAVLRRKIPAFHHKLLTKWFSSGPGQGRFTCIEYVIERARLNLEIMNQLDMISRTSELARVFGIDFFSVLSRGSQYRVESMLLRLAHTQNYLAISPGTQQVASQPAMECLPLVMEPESGFYADPVVVLDFQSLYPSMIIAYNLCFSTCLGKVASSKSNTLGVSSYSLDPYVLQAVKNEILLTPNGVMYVSPKVRKGILPRLLEEILSTRIMVKQAMKRLSSSQQVLYRIFNSRQLALKLIANVTYGYTAAGFSGRMPCAELADSIVQCGRRTLEKAISFVNAHEKWKARVIYGDTDSLFVLLKGRSVKESFQIGNEIASAITAMNPNPVTLKMEKVYHPCFLLTKKRYVGYSYESPEQSEPVFDAKGIETVRRDTCGAVAKTMEKSLRLFFEHQDISEVKEYLQRQWTRILSGRFSLQDFVFAKEVRLGTYSSLPPAAIVATKAMRADPRAEPRYAERIPFVVIHGEPGARLIDMVVDPMELLAIDSPFRLNDLYYINKHIIPALQRVFGLVGGNLNQWLIEMPRPVRKASAKRPCYAPNPLRTRIDYYYISKHCILCGELVQASAHLCNQCSQKGTAAAAAAVTGRTSKLEREMQHLAAICHHCGGGDWAVKCTSLACSVFFERQKVQKELQSLSSVAADEGFYPKCMVEWF